TTGATATAACTCCTCTTTCATGCTTTAGATTGTTAGTAAATCCATTTCCACTAAATTCACCTTTTATAGAATATCCTGGACCACCCATTCCAGTACCATTTGGGCATCCTCCTTGTATCATAAATCCTGGTATTACTCTATGAAATGTTACTCCATTATAATATCCATCATCTACTAATGATACAAAATTTTTAACTGTATTTGGTGCTATGTTTGGGTATAACTCAATTTTTATTTCTTTTCCATTTTCCATTACTATAGTTACTATAGGATTTTTATTTTCCATGATTTATTACCTTCCTTTTTATTAATTAAATTACACAATTACATTTATTATATTATACTCTAAATTAAACTCTATCAAGTATATTTTTTCCTATTTCATATCCTTCTTGATATATAGTTTTACAAAACTCATCATCAAAGTTAAGAGTATCTTTAGGCGCAAATTGAGTATTAGGTCTAACTACTATTATTTTATCTTCATCATATATTTTTTTGATGCCATCTGGTAAATCATAATTATACTTTGTGGATATCAAAATAATTTTATCCACATTATCCACAATTAAAGGCTCAATTAATGCACTCCTAATTAGACCTCCATCCAATTTAAAACCATCATAAATACCATCTTGAACATCCTTCATAAATTGTTCTTTAAATCCAAGAGTGGCATTTGGATTTGATGGTAATAATCCACTATATGAAATGCTTAAAATAGCTTCATCTTTAGACATCTTTGATACATTTACAACCTTTTCTGATACTACTTTATTATTAACTTCCACATAATTAACATAGAAGTTCATTTTCTCTATTTTACTATTATCTAGTTCTCTTAGGTTGTCTATAGCAGGAGAATTATCCACAGTATTATTTACTATTTTCACATTTCCATTCTGGATATCTTTTATATTTGTCCACATTTTTTCTAAGTTATCAACATTACCTGTGTATAAATAATATCCATTTATTGCCCCTATTGATGTCCCTGAAATTGAATAAAATTTATTTATCCCATTATCATATAAAGCCTTAACTACCCCTGCTTGGTAAGCTCCTTTTGCTCCTCCACCTTCTAAGCATAATCCTAATTTCATAGCTTCATCTCCAAATTGTTTATCTTATATTTATATTTCAAAAAATTTACTAAATGTTTTATATATACTATAATGGTCTTCAACATTACCTAATTCTCTTATAGAATGCATTGCTAAAATTGGACTTCCTACATCCACAGATGGTATATCTACATGAGTAGAAGATATTGGACCTATGGTACTTCCACCTCTCTCATCTGACCTATTTACAAATTCTTGATACTCGACATTAGCTTCTTTACATATATTTTTGTAAATAGCTATAGAATATCCATCACTTGTATATGCTTGACTTGCATTTATCTTTATAACAGGCCCTTTTCCCATGACTGGTTTATTAGTTGGGTCATGTTTTTCTGGAGTATTTGGATGAATAGCATGAGCTAAATCTGATGATATCATGAAGGACGAATAAATGGCCTCAAAAAATCCTTCTCTATCTTTCCCTATTGATAAACATATTCTCTCCAATATGTTTAATAACATATTTGAATCTGCACCCTGTTTAGTGGAACTTCCAACTTCTTCATTATCAAATACAGCCATTACATTTACACCACTTTGTCCTTTAGTATCCACCAAAGCATTTAAACTAGCATGTACCATTGCAAGATTATCTTGTCTTCCAATAGATATAAATTCATCATTAGCCCCTATTAAACTTCCCTTTTCAAATTCGTATAAGAATAAATCAAAGTCTATTATATCTTCAATATTTACATTTAAATTGGATGATATTTGTTTCAAGAGAAAATTATCTTTTTCTAATGTATCATTTAATAATCCAACTAGAGGTAGCATATCTTTTTGTTTATTATATGAATGACCATCATTTATACTTCTATTCAAATGTATAGCTAGATTTGGTATTATGCAAATTGGCTTTTTAAAGTCAATAAGTTTTTCCTTTGGCTTAAGTGCGCTATCTCCTTTTAAGACTACTCTCCCAGCTATACCAAGTGGTCTATCTAACCATGTACTTAATATTGCTCCTCCATAGCATTCTGTATTCAGCTTCAAATAAGCTTTCTCAGCTTCTATTTCTGCATTTGGCTTGATACTAAATGTAGGAGAATCTGAATGAGAACCTATTATTCTAAATCCATCTTCTTCTATATTATCTGAGTTAACTACAAAAGCTACTATAGCAGATAAATTTTTAGTTATATAGTATTTTCCACCTACTTTTAGATTCCATTTCTTATTTAAAGCTAACTCTTCAAATCCATTTTTATCTAAGATTTCTTTAGTACTATCAACTGCGTGAAAAGATGATGGGCTATTGTATATGAAATCTATTAAATCTTTAGCAAAGCTTATACTATCCATTCCTAATTTACCTCCATTATAAAATATCTAGTGTTGTATATTCTTTATTTATTTTTTTTATTCCTTGCTTGTCAAAGGCTATAGTAACATCTGTTCCAGTTATAGACACTACTGTTCCAACCCCAAATTTAGGATGATGTACTTTAGAACCAAGCTTTATATCTTCTGGATTAGTCTCTTTATTTGAATCTTTTATTGTAGCATTAACGTTATCTGCAACTTTAGATTTACTTATAGTATTCATATACTTTTTAGTATATTTATCTAACATATTATAACTTGCTTTAGAATAACTTAATTCTTTTTTCATTTTGTACAATCTTTCTATACATTCTTCTGGTAGTTCTTCCATAAATCTTGAAGCTATTGCAACATTTGTTTTACCATATAGTGTTCTCTTTTCCGTTAGTGACATGTATAACTCTTCTTTAGCTCTAGTTATACCCACATAACAAAGCCTTCTCTCTTCTTCTATTTGAGATTCACTCAAAGACTTTATAGCTCTTGAGATAGGAAATAGACCTTCTTCCATACCTGTCAAAAATACAACTGGAAACTCCAACCCTTTAGATGTATGAATTGTCATAAGAGAAACTCTATCATTGTCCTCTTCATCATTAGATTCAGATGTAAGTGCTATACTAGTTAAAAATGTCTCTAAATCTTTATTTTCATAAGTATCATCGCTACTACTTTCAAACTCTAGTGCTATAGATATAAATTCTCTTAAATTATCAATTCTATCTTGAGCTTCTTCACCTTTACCAGTTAAATCTTTTTCATTTTTATTTCTTATCTCTACAAGTTCATCCATATAGCCTGTAGTGTCCAAAACTTTTTCTATTAACTTACTAACAGGATAGACTTCTTTTATAGTTCTAAGTGTACCTATAATATCAACAAATCCACTTATACTTGCTCTAGCTTTTGTGGATATATCAGAATTTGTTTCTATATCAATTAAAACTGAATATATACTCTCTTGTTTCAGATTGGCTCTATCTTCAATTTTCTCTATAGTTCTAAGCCCTATACCTCTTCTAGGAACGTTTATAATTCTTTTTATAGATATGTCATCCTGTGGATTTTGAATAACTCTTAAATACGCTACTAAGTCCTTTATTTCTTTTCTTTCATAAAATTTTGTACCACCATATATATTATATGGAATTTGACTTCTATTTAAAGCGTCTTCCACAGGTCTCGCCTGTGCATTTGCTCTATAAAGTACTGCAAAATCTTTGTATGGTCTTTTCTCTTTCCTAGCTATTTGTGCAATTGAGTCAGCTATAAAGTCAGCCTCTTCTATTTCACTGCCAGTTAGCTGTATCTTTATAAGTTCTCCTTCTTTCTTTTCACTCCAAAGCTTTTTTCTTTTTCTTTCTATATTATTAGATATAACTTTGTTAGCTGCATCTAATATTACTTGTGTAGACCTATAATTTTGTTCTAGTTTTACAACATGTACATTATCATAGTCTTTTTCAAATTCAAGTATGTTTCTTATATCAGCGCCTCTCCATCCATAAATACTTTGGTCATCATCTCCAACAACACAGATATTTTGATGTTCTCTAGCTAATAATTTTATTAGCTCATATTGAGCTTTACTTGTATCCTGATACTCATCTACCATTATGTATCTAAATCTACTTCTGTAATAAGCTAACACTTCATCATTAGCCTTAAAAAGTTCTACAGTTTTAAGTATTAAATCGTCAAAATCAAGTGCACTATTTCTCTTTAAACGGTCTTGATATAAAGCATAAATATCTGCAATTTTAACCATTCTATTATCCGACATATTCATATCTTTAAACTGCTTTGGCGTATAAAGCTTATCTTTTGCCCCTGAAATAGCACTTATAACGGCCTTTGGTTCAAATACTTTATCACTTAAATTTAATTCTTTAAGGCAGTCTTTGACTAATGTCACTTGGTCTGCAGCATCATAAATTACAAAACTCCTATTGTAACCAATTTTATTTATATCTTTTCTAAGTATACGAACGCAACAAGAGTGGAATGTACTTATCCACATTTCCTTAGTTTCTGAACCTATATTTTTTTCGACTCTTTCTCTCATTTCATTTGCAGCTTTGTTTGTAAATGTTATAGCTAATATACTAGGTGCTTGTACACCTTTATCTTCCATAAGGTATGCTATTCTTGTTGTTAGTACCTTAGTTTTACCTGAGCCAGCACCAGCTAGTATAAGTACTGGACCTTCAGTTTTTTCTACTGCTTCTCTTTGAGCAGGATTTAATGTATCTAAATTCATATTTCTCCTCCTGTTAACAGCCATAAATATATTTTAATCTAAAATATGAATTACTTCAAATTATAATTATGTATTATATCAATAGATTATTGTCAAATTTTAACAATTAAATAACACTTACTTATAAAAATTATTTTTATTAACTACAAAAAAAATAAACCTTATGATTTGGGGAATCATAAGGCACCTTTAAGGGGTCTAGGTTAAGGGTTATTATATAAATCTATTTTTTTAAAATAGGTTTAGGGCTTAATTATTTATTTGTATTAAGTCTCTTTCTTTCCAGTACTTATACAAATCTTCTTCTTTCTTAAATAAAGGTAAGTTCATATTTTTATGTACCTTTACTAACCATGGAGATTCTAATCCAGCTTGTATAATATTGTTCTCATTTACAAATACACTTTCTGCATTTCCTTCATCAATTAAAATCCCCTTATCCAGCACATATATATAATCGCATATCTCATACATTAAATTCATATCATGACTGGATATTACTATTTTTATATTACTTTTATCTAATCTCTTTATTATATCTACAATAGACCTAGTGCTTACTGGGTCTAATCCAGCTGTAGGCTCATCAAGCAATACAATTTCATTTTCCATTGCTATAACTGATGCAATTGCTACTCTTTTTTTCTGACCATAACTTAAAAAGTGTACTGGTCTATCTATAAAATCTATTCCATTAACAGCTATCAAAGCTTTGTTTATTCTCTCTTTAATAAGTTTTTCATCCATTCCAATGTTTCTCATAGCAAATGCTATATCATCATATACTTTTGAGTAAAATATTTGTTTTTCTGGGTCTTGAAAAACAATCCCTACATTTTTTCTAAGATTATACAAACTCTTCTTATCATACTTTAACTTTTCTTCTTTGAAAAGTATTTCTCCAGATGTAGGCTTTAATATCCCCATTAAGTTCATAAACAAAGTTGACTTTCCTGAACCATTTGAGCCTATTATACCTATAACATTTCCCTTTGAGAAATCCATATTAATGTTTAGTAATGCATTAGCATTTTTTTCATATTGATATGTTAAATTATTTATTTTAAACATCATTATCCCCTACTATGTGAAATTTACCATCATACAATTTTATGTCTAATGATATACACATATCATCATACCTTGTCATAAGTCTTTTGTACAGCATACTTCCAAGAATTCCTAAGGATTTATATGAAGTTTTTAAATTTATATACCCAAACCTTAGTTCTTGTGACTTATATATCTCTGAAAATTCTTCTAAAAATATAAATATAAATCTATATATTAACATTGATAATTCAACAAAGGTGTCTGGTAAATGCAATTTTTTAAAGAAAAATATTAACTGATTAAAAGGTGTTGTAAGTATACAAAAATACACACAAGTTAAACAAGACATAGCTCTAAATAACACATGAATAGACATGTCAATAGATGCCTTTGATATTCCTATGTAAAAACTAAAAAACTGAAAACTATATAGTAAATCTGCTTTATTAAAAGATATATTTACAAGAGTTATACCTATACTAAGAAATAAAAAATACATTGGTATTTGAAGTAATTTCAAATAATTTTTTAAATCTATCCCTGCTACGCAAACAACTAAAATACTCATTAAAATCATAATTCCACTTAAGATAAATACATTTTTTACTACCATAGAAGCAATTAGAAAAATTGCTCCTATGGCTACTTTTTTATTTGGATTTACTTTACTTAATCTATTTGTATATGCATATTTATCAATTATAAGCATAATTAACTTCTCTTTCCTTTTTGAAGACCTAATATGTATCCTATTACACCTGCACCTAGAGCTGCTTGTGCAGAAAATAATAAACTCTCTATTTCTCCACTTGGTGGCTCATATGGGCTACTAAACCAAGGCTCATAATTTGGATTTATCTTAGTAATTTCACTTTCAGCTTGACCATCTGCTCCTCCATATTCAGCACCTGAATTCACAAGTAATGGGAATATAATCAGAGCTACTACTAATAAAAGTAATAATATATTAGTTTTTGTTTTTGTTTTAGCACTCATTAGCTTTAACTCCTTTATCATTATTTTCTAGTATGCTTTTTTCTCCATTTTCTGTAATTAAATTATATACAATTACAGTAAGAATACCTTCTGCTATTGCTATTGGTATTTGAGTCATAAAGAAAATTCCTAAGAATTTAATTGCTGAAGCCATCACTCCACCAGATGGGTCTGGGAAAGCCAGTGCTAGTTGTATTGAAGTTATTGTATACGTGGCTAAGTCTCCTATTGCTGCTGCAAGAAATACTGGCATAGCATTGTTTCCATCTTTCTTCTTTAATGCTTTAAATATTAAAAATGATATAATTGGCCCTATTATAGCCATTGAAAAAGCATTTGCTCCTAAAGTAGTTATTCCTCCATGTGCTAATAATAATGCTTGGAATATTAGAACTATAGTCCCAAGAACAAACATTACACTTGGCCCAAACATTATTGCTCCAAGACCTACTCCAGTAGGATGTGAACAACTTCCTGTTACTGAAGGTATTTTTAGTGCTGATAGTACAAATACAAATGCTCCACATAGAGCTAATAAAACTTTCTTCTTAGGGTCTTGCTTCACTATCTTACCTATTGATTTTAATCCAAATAAGAAAAATGGTATAAATATAACTCCCCATGCTATAGACCATTTTACTGGTAAGTAACCTTCCATTATATGCATTGCGTTTGATGTAACTGGAGTCAAAATGATTAACATAAGTGCAGCTATAACCCCTAATTTGATATTTTGTTTCATTTGATTATCCCCTCTCTCCCTTTCTAATAATTAAAATATGAATAATACATGTATCCTTCATTCTAACAAAATAAAAAAGCCTAGCTCGATGGCTAGGCTTCTAATTTTCGACAATCTAAATACAAACACATAAAATAAATATATCTGTATAATTATTATAAGAAACTTTCTCCATCCCCGAAGAAATTACTTTAATATTTTAGGCAGGTCTCCTGACTTAGCTTCATCCTACTCCTCTTCCTTCCCATGAAATATAAAAAAACATATTATCATAGTGGCTAACAAAAGTTTCGTCTGCATCACAGTAGCGGGGGCTGTAAAGGAATTTAACCTTCTTCCCTATTAATCTTGCTTAAAGAACCTATAATATTATATATTTAATTTTTAATATTACTTTATTTTTAATTCATTTTCTATATAAATCATTGTATACCTTTTCTGTGAAAATTTCTACATTTTTTACAAATTTTATTCATTTTTATATTTTTATGTATATAAATTCTTTTTTATAAATCGTTTAACTCCTAATTATTTTCTTTAAATACATTGAAACTACATCAGAAAATCTAGTTATGTCTCTTGAATATATAAAATCATTTCCATATATTAATCTTTCAGCTTCAAGTTCTGATTCTTTCCCTGTAAATACTCCTAATACTAATATATTTTGTTTTCTAGCTTTTCTTACTTCATTGGCTGTGTCTCTTAAACCAACAATACCTCTATAGGCTTTCTCACCTCTTAAAGTTCTCTCACTGTTTTTTCCTATCTTTACATCATTTGGTCTTCCATCACTAAGAACTATCAAAATTTTATTTTCTTCATCTCTATTTATTAATCCACTACATATAGACTTTATAGCTAAACCATCTCTATTGTTACCAGCACAGAAGTATTCAAAGATATTTTCACTATTTTTAATACCATCATCATAATCCTTAAATCTTTTTAATATAGTATAATCTAAGAAACTAGAAAAACCCATAACCCTATTTGG
This sequence is a window from Clostridioides difficile. Protein-coding genes within it:
- a CDS encoding peptidylprolyl isomerase, whose product is MENKNPIVTIVMENGKEIKIELYPNIAPNTVKNFVSLVDDGYYNGVTFHRVIPGFMIQGGCPNGTGMGGPGYSIKGEFSGNGFTNNLKHERGVISMARTMAPNSAGSQFFIMHKNSPHLDGQYAGFGRVIEGMDTVDEIASVRTGAADKPQTPQVMKAVTVETFGVDYSDVEKN
- a CDS encoding patatin-like phospholipase family protein, producing MKLGLCLEGGGAKGAYQAGVVKALYDNGINKFYSISGTSIGAINGYYLYTGNVDNLEKMWTNIKDIQNGNVKIVNNTVDNSPAIDNLRELDNSKIEKMNFYVNYVEVNNKVVSEKVVNVSKMSKDEAILSISYSGLLPSNPNATLGFKEQFMKDVQDGIYDGFKLDGGLIRSALIEPLIVDNVDKIILISTKYNYDLPDGIKKIYDEDKIIVVRPNTQFAPKDTLNFDDEFCKTIYQEGYEIGKNILDRV
- a CDS encoding M18 family aminopeptidase, which produces MDSISFAKDLIDFIYNSPSSFHAVDSTKEILDKNGFEELALNKKWNLKVGGKYYITKNLSAIVAFVVNSDNIEEDGFRIIGSHSDSPTFSIKPNAEIEAEKAYLKLNTECYGGAILSTWLDRPLGIAGRVVLKGDSALKPKEKLIDFKKPICIIPNLAIHLNRSINDGHSYNKQKDMLPLVGLLNDTLEKDNFLLKQISSNLNVNIEDIIDFDLFLYEFEKGSLIGANDEFISIGRQDNLAMVHASLNALVDTKGQSGVNVMAVFDNEEVGSSTKQGADSNMLLNILERICLSIGKDREGFFEAIYSSFMISSDLAHAIHPNTPEKHDPTNKPVMGKGPVIKINASQAYTSDGYSIAIYKNICKEANVEYQEFVNRSDERGGSTIGPISSTHVDIPSVDVGSPILAMHSIRELGNVEDHYSIYKTFSKFFEI
- a CDS encoding DUF3553 domain-containing protein; the encoded protein is MNLDTLNPAQREAVEKTEGPVLILAGAGSGKTKVLTTRIAYLMEDKGVQAPSILAITFTNKAANEMRERVEKNIGSETKEMWISTFHSCCVRILRKDINKIGYNRSFVIYDAADQVTLVKDCLKELNLSDKVFEPKAVISAISGAKDKLYTPKQFKDMNMSDNRMVKIADIYALYQDRLKRNSALDFDDLILKTVELFKANDEVLAYYRSRFRYIMVDEYQDTSKAQYELIKLLAREHQNICVVGDDDQSIYGWRGADIRNILEFEKDYDNVHVVKLEQNYRSTQVILDAANKVISNNIERKRKKLWSEKKEGELIKIQLTGSEIEEADFIADSIAQIARKEKRPYKDFAVLYRANAQARPVEDALNRSQIPYNIYGGTKFYERKEIKDLVAYLRVIQNPQDDISIKRIINVPRRGIGLRTIEKIEDRANLKQESIYSVLIDIETNSDISTKARASISGFVDIIGTLRTIKEVYPVSKLIEKVLDTTGYMDELVEIRNKNEKDLTGKGEEAQDRIDNLREFISIALEFESSSDDTYENKDLETFLTSIALTSESNDEEDNDRVSLMTIHTSKGLEFPVVFLTGMEEGLFPISRAIKSLSESQIEEERRLCYVGITRAKEELYMSLTEKRTLYGKTNVAIASRFMEELPEECIERLYKMKKELSYSKASYNMLDKYTKKYMNTISKSKVADNVNATIKDSNKETNPEDIKLGSKVHHPKFGVGTVVSITGTDVTIAFDKQGIKKINKEYTTLDIL
- a CDS encoding energy-coupling factor ABC transporter ATP-binding protein, with product MFKINNLTYQYEKNANALLNINMDFSKGNVIGIIGSNGSGKSTLFMNLMGILKPTSGEILFKEEKLKYDKKSLYNLRKNVGIVFQDPEKQIFYSKVYDDIAFAMRNIGMDEKLIKERINKALIAVNGIDFIDRPVHFLSYGQKKRVAIASVIAMENEIVLLDEPTAGLDPVSTRSIVDIIKRLDKSNIKIVISSHDMNLMYEICDYIYVLDKGILIDEGNAESVFVNENNIIQAGLESPWLVKVHKNMNLPLFKKEEDLYKYWKERDLIQINN
- the cbiQ gene encoding cobalt ECF transporter T component CbiQ, with amino-acid sequence MLIIDKYAYTNRLSKVNPNKKVAIGAIFLIASMVVKNVFILSGIMILMSILVVCVAGIDLKNYLKLLQIPMYFLFLSIGITLVNISFNKADLLYSFQFFSFYIGISKASIDMSIHVLFRAMSCLTCVYFCILTTPFNQLIFFFKKLHLPDTFVELSMLIYRFIFIFLEEFSEIYKSQELRFGYINLKTSYKSLGILGSMLYKRLMTRYDDMCISLDIKLYDGKFHIVGDNDV
- a CDS encoding energy-coupling factor ABC transporter substrate-binding protein: MSAKTKTKTNILLLLLVVALIIFPLLVNSGAEYGGADGQAESEITKINPNYEPWFSSPYEPPSGEIESLLFSAQAALGAGVIGYILGLQKGKRS
- a CDS encoding energy-coupling factor ABC transporter permease, giving the protein MKQNIKLGVIAALMLIILTPVTSNAMHIMEGYLPVKWSIAWGVIFIPFFLFGLKSIGKIVKQDPKKKVLLALCGAFVFVLSALKIPSVTGSCSHPTGVGLGAIMFGPSVMFVLGTIVLIFQALLLAHGGITTLGANAFSMAIIGPIISFLIFKALKKKDGNNAMPVFLAAAIGDLATYTITSIQLALAFPDPSGGVMASAIKFLGIFFMTQIPIAIAEGILTVIVYNLITENGEKSILENNDKGVKANEC